Proteins found in one Quercus robur chromosome 2, dhQueRobu3.1, whole genome shotgun sequence genomic segment:
- the LOC126703045 gene encoding G-type lectin S-receptor-like serine/threonine-protein kinase SD2-5: MSNRSLDRWVFHKNPKMLLDWQHRKKIVLDIARGLTYLHEDCKQKIVYLDIKPHILLDENFNAKVSDFELSKLVDHDKSQAVTTMRRTPGYMVPEWLSSVITEKVDVYSFGVMLLEILCGRRNSDHSQPKEVMHLLDLFRKNIENDQLLDLVDNYSEDMQ, translated from the coding sequence ATGTCTAATAGGTCTTTAGATAGATGGGTATTTCACAAAAATCCTAAAATGTTGCTTGATTGGCAACATAGAAAGAAGATTGTTCTTGACATTGCAAGGGGACTAACTTATTTACATGAGGACTGCAAACAGAAGATAGTTTACTTAGATATAAAACCACATATCCTCTTAGATGAGAATTTTAATGCCAAAGTCTCTGATTTTGAGTTGTCTAAACTAGTTGATCATGACAAGAGCCAAGCTGTGACAACCATGAGAAGGACTCCTGGCTATATGGTTCCAGAATGGTTGAGTTCAGTGATTACAGAAAAAGTAGATGTCTATAGCTTCGGTGTTATGCTCTTGGAGATTTTGTGTGGGAGGAGAAATTCAGATCACTCTCAGCCAAAAGAAGTAATGCATCTACTTGATCTTTTCAGAAAGAATATTGAGAATGATCAGTTGTTGGATTTGGTTGATAACTATAGTGAAGATATGCAATGA